The Stenotrophomonas rhizophila genome has a window encoding:
- the mltG gene encoding endolytic transglycosylase MltG, whose amino-acid sequence MAGVKRGCLTVLTVLLLGALLLAAAGAWFWHSQSGFADTAISPDQPSVVIAPGDGLQTVVRKLRDAGVDEGNDTQWQLLARQLDAAGKLKVGEYALDAKLTPRELLTRMRQGRTLQHRVTIVEGWNIRQLRAALKRADPLIHKTDELDDAALMKTLGFPGQHPEGRFLPETYVYQRGDTDLDVLKRAHAAMEKELAAAWESRADDLPLNSPYELLILASIIEKETALPSERPQIAGVFVRRLKMGMRLQTDPTVIYGIGSSYDGNIRKRDLTTDTPYNTYTRAGLTPTPIAMPGRDALQAAARPAPGDALYFVAVGDGSGAHVFSANYTDHNAAVARYLQQLRQQRAQPQAAPQ is encoded by the coding sequence GGTATTGCTGCTGGGCGCGCTTCTCTTGGCCGCCGCCGGCGCATGGTTCTGGCACAGCCAGAGCGGCTTCGCCGACACCGCCATCAGCCCCGACCAGCCAAGCGTCGTCATCGCCCCGGGCGATGGCCTGCAGACCGTCGTGCGCAAGCTGCGCGATGCCGGCGTGGATGAAGGCAACGACACCCAGTGGCAGCTGCTCGCGCGCCAGTTGGACGCGGCCGGCAAGCTCAAGGTCGGCGAGTACGCACTGGACGCCAAGCTCACCCCGCGCGAACTGCTCACCCGCATGCGCCAGGGCCGCACCCTGCAGCACCGCGTCACCATCGTGGAAGGCTGGAACATCCGCCAGCTGCGCGCCGCGCTCAAGCGCGCCGATCCGCTCATCCACAAAACCGACGAACTGGACGATGCTGCGCTGATGAAGACGCTCGGCTTCCCCGGCCAGCACCCGGAAGGCCGCTTCCTGCCCGAGACCTACGTCTACCAGCGCGGCGATACCGACCTGGACGTGCTCAAGCGCGCCCACGCCGCCATGGAAAAGGAACTGGCCGCCGCCTGGGAAAGCCGCGCCGACGACCTGCCGCTGAATTCCCCGTATGAGCTGCTGATTCTGGCGTCCATCATCGAAAAAGAAACCGCGCTGCCCAGCGAGCGCCCGCAGATTGCCGGCGTGTTCGTGCGCCGCCTGAAGATGGGCATGCGCCTGCAGACCGACCCGACTGTGATCTACGGCATCGGCAGCAGCTACGACGGCAACATCCGCAAGCGCGACCTCACCACCGATACGCCGTACAACACCTACACCCGCGCCGGGCTGACCCCCACGCCGATCGCCATGCCGGGCCGCGACGCCCTGCAGGCCGCCGCACGCCCGGCCCCGGGCGATGCGCTGTACTTCGTGGCTGTCGGCGATGGCAGCGGCGCGCACGTGTTCTCGGCCAACTACACCGACCACAACGCCGCCGTGGCGCGTTACCTGCAGCAGCTGCGCCAGCAGCGCGCCCAGCCGCAGGCGGCACCGCAATGA
- the tmk gene encoding dTMP kinase, with protein sequence MSPALRRHPRFISLEGGEGAGKTTALNAIRAALQAQGCEVVLTREPGGTPLAERIRALVLTPDPEIAAEPLSAEAELLLVFAARAQHVRQVIEPALRRGCYVLSDRFTDSSYAYQGGGRGLEPAWIAELERRAVGLLPGLTLLLDVDVAVGRARANGRDLWPDRIESEQDDFFQRVRAVFRERATQDPTRFRLIDASQDQAGVAAQVVDAINAYLTKEGGNG encoded by the coding sequence ATGAGCCCCGCACTGCGCCGCCACCCGCGGTTCATCAGCCTGGAAGGCGGCGAGGGCGCGGGCAAGACCACCGCGCTCAACGCCATCCGCGCTGCGCTGCAGGCGCAGGGCTGTGAGGTGGTGCTCACCCGCGAACCCGGCGGCACCCCGCTGGCCGAGCGCATCCGCGCACTGGTGCTGACTCCGGATCCGGAAATCGCCGCCGAGCCGCTCAGCGCCGAAGCCGAGCTGCTGCTGGTGTTCGCCGCCCGTGCCCAGCACGTGCGCCAGGTGATCGAACCGGCCCTGCGCCGGGGCTGCTACGTGCTCAGCGACCGCTTCACCGATTCCAGCTACGCCTACCAGGGCGGTGGCCGTGGCCTGGAGCCGGCGTGGATCGCCGAGCTCGAACGCCGCGCGGTGGGCCTGCTGCCCGGCCTGACCCTGCTGCTGGATGTGGACGTGGCCGTGGGCCGCGCCCGCGCCAACGGCCGCGACCTGTGGCCGGACCGCATCGAAAGCGAGCAGGACGATTTCTTCCAGCGCGTGCGCGCGGTGTTCCGCGAGCGCGCCACCCAGGACCCCACGCGGTTCCGCCTGATCGACGCCAGCCAGGACCAGGCCGGCGTGGCCGCCCAGGTCGTGGATGCCATCAACGCATACCTCACCAAGGAGGGCGGTAATGGCTGA